The proteins below are encoded in one region of Pseudomonas sp. SCB32:
- a CDS encoding MATE family efflux transporter yields the protein MLERQRLQNILSLGLPIIGGMLSQSLLNLVDAAMVGHLGEKSLAGVGIGSYANFVAISLVMGLGAGVQALVARRRGEGRTEDQAAPLNCGLLVALGLSLPITLVCLLFAEPIVRALSSDSDVLAVGIPYFEWRALSVLAVGLNFSFRGYWNGTRRSGMYMRTLVVMHLANAAISYSLIHGLFGLPRMGAVGSGLGTTLALYLGSLIYAWITWRDARALGLRPRLPSERDIRVMLRLSLPNSLQQFFFAAGITLLFWIIAQVGTPELAVAHVLINLALFLILPGIGLGMAATTLVSQSMGERDFDSAHRWGWDVVKVAACGLALLGSPFWLFPEAILRLFVSDPVLIELGRLPLTLTGLGMVIDATALVLTQALLGAGATRTVMAVSLGNQWLFFLPLAYLVGPVLGGGLLAIWSMQILQRGLASVIFAMMWQKREWTQIEL from the coding sequence ATGCTAGAGCGCCAGCGCCTCCAGAACATTCTCAGTCTGGGCCTGCCGATCATCGGTGGAATGCTCAGCCAGAGCCTGCTCAACCTGGTGGATGCCGCGATGGTCGGCCATCTGGGTGAAAAGTCCCTGGCCGGTGTCGGCATCGGCAGCTACGCGAATTTCGTTGCGATCTCCCTGGTCATGGGCCTCGGCGCTGGCGTTCAGGCGCTGGTGGCGCGGCGAAGAGGCGAAGGCCGCACGGAGGACCAGGCCGCCCCGCTCAACTGTGGCCTGCTGGTGGCACTGGGCCTGTCGCTGCCGATCACACTTGTCTGCCTGTTGTTCGCCGAGCCCATCGTCCGCGCCCTGTCCAGCGATTCCGACGTATTGGCTGTCGGCATTCCCTACTTCGAATGGCGCGCGCTGTCGGTGCTGGCGGTGGGGCTGAACTTCTCCTTCCGTGGCTACTGGAACGGCACACGCCGCTCGGGCATGTACATGCGCACACTGGTGGTGATGCACCTGGCCAATGCGGCGATCAGCTACAGCCTGATCCACGGCTTGTTCGGCCTGCCGCGCATGGGTGCCGTGGGCAGCGGACTGGGCACCACCCTGGCGCTCTACCTGGGGTCCCTGATCTATGCCTGGATTACCTGGCGCGACGCCCGCGCCCTGGGCTTGCGCCCGCGCCTGCCGAGCGAACGCGATATCCGCGTGATGCTGCGCCTGTCGCTGCCCAACTCGCTGCAGCAATTCTTTTTCGCCGCCGGCATCACCCTGCTGTTCTGGATCATCGCGCAGGTCGGCACCCCCGAACTGGCGGTGGCCCACGTACTGATCAACCTGGCGCTGTTCCTGATCCTGCCCGGCATCGGGCTGGGCATGGCAGCCACAACGCTGGTCAGCCAGAGCATGGGCGAGCGCGACTTCGACAGCGCACACCGCTGGGGATGGGACGTGGTGAAGGTCGCTGCCTGCGGCCTGGCGCTGCTGGGCTCACCGTTCTGGCTGTTCCCAGAAGCCATCCTGCGACTGTTCGTCAGCGACCCTGTGCTGATCGAACTGGGCCGCCTGCCGCTGACCCTCACCGGACTGGGCATGGTGATCGATGCCACCGCCCTGGTGCTCACCCAGGCCCTGCTGGGCGCCGGCGCCACCCGCACGGTGATGGCGGTCAGCCTGGGTAACCAGTGGCTGTTCTTCCTGCCGCTGGCCTACCTGGTGGGGCCGGTCCTCGGTGGCGGCCTGTTGGCGATCTGGAGCATGCAGATTCTCCAGCGCGGACTGGCCTCGGTGATCTTCGCGATGATGTGGCAGAAGCGCGAGTGGACCCAGATCGAACTCTAG
- a CDS encoding FAD/NAD(P)-binding protein: MEHIAIIGSGFCGTVLAIQLLRNANGPLRLSLINRSGRLARGLAYGTHSASHILNVPAERMSLFPDRPSDFLEFARQQMPDARPGDFLPRRFYGDYLQDRLGRAIAEAAPGVRFSSLCQQVVELTDQGDHLRLMLDDGQTLDSYKVVIATGNFAPATPGPLTPLEQDPRYLRDPWTAGALEAIPTDASVLLLGTGLTMYDMALALQDQGHRGALLALSRRALLPQAHRDNAHHPVLPKLPEDFLHDMRLTQRLSSLRALIHQAAQDGHDWRDVIAALRPVTPQLWQGLDEVDRGRFLRHLQPYWDVHRHRAAPPVAQRINKLCATGQLRVQAGRVLAARSSQGGIELDVRRRGASETVVERFDFLINCTGPSTNLRTVDEPLLRGLLEQGVIRQDKQGLGLDTDAGFHLLDAQGAVNPHLYLLSPMLRASHWEATAVPELRVHAARLAELLLA, from the coding sequence ATGGAACATATCGCCATCATTGGAAGCGGATTCTGCGGCACGGTACTGGCCATCCAGTTGCTGCGCAATGCCAACGGACCGCTGCGCCTCAGCCTGATTAACCGCTCGGGCCGCCTGGCTCGCGGTCTGGCGTACGGCACCCATTCCGCCAGCCACATCCTCAACGTGCCGGCCGAACGGATGAGCCTGTTCCCCGACCGGCCTTCCGACTTCCTCGAATTCGCCCGCCAGCAGATGCCCGATGCACGCCCTGGCGATTTCCTGCCCCGACGCTTCTATGGCGACTACCTGCAGGATCGCCTTGGCCGCGCCATCGCCGAAGCCGCGCCCGGTGTGCGTTTCAGTAGCTTGTGCCAGCAGGTCGTGGAACTGACCGACCAGGGCGACCACCTGCGCTTGATGCTGGACGACGGCCAGACGCTGGACAGCTACAAGGTCGTCATCGCTACCGGCAACTTCGCGCCAGCCACTCCCGGGCCACTCACGCCCCTGGAGCAGGACCCGCGCTATTTGCGCGACCCATGGACCGCAGGCGCGCTTGAGGCGATTCCAACCGACGCCAGCGTGCTGCTGCTGGGCACCGGCCTGACCATGTATGACATGGCCCTGGCGCTACAGGACCAGGGGCACCGGGGAGCATTACTGGCGCTGTCTCGCCGTGCCCTTCTACCCCAGGCGCACCGCGATAACGCCCATCACCCGGTGCTGCCGAAGCTGCCCGAAGACTTCCTCCACGATATGCGCCTGACCCAGCGCCTGAGCAGCTTGCGCGCACTGATCCACCAGGCTGCGCAGGACGGCCACGACTGGCGGGATGTGATCGCTGCATTACGCCCGGTGACGCCGCAGCTCTGGCAAGGTCTCGACGAGGTCGATCGCGGGCGTTTCCTGCGCCACCTGCAACCCTATTGGGATGTGCACCGTCACCGCGCCGCGCCACCGGTGGCACAACGCATCAACAAGCTGTGCGCCACCGGGCAGCTGCGTGTACAAGCTGGCCGCGTGCTGGCCGCACGGTCCAGCCAGGGCGGAATCGAGCTGGACGTGCGCCGCCGGGGTGCCTCGGAGACAGTAGTGGAGCGCTTCGACTTCCTGATCAATTGCACTGGCCCCAGCACCAACCTGCGCACGGTCGACGAGCCACTGCTGCGCGGCCTGCTCGAACAAGGCGTGATTCGCCAGGACAAACAAGGCCTGGGCCTGGATACCGACGCCGGCTTCCACCTGCTGGATGCCCAGGGCGCAGTCAATCCTCACCTCTACCTGCTTAGCCCGATGCTGCGCGCCAGCCATTGGGAGGCCACGGCGGTGCCGGAGCTGCGTGTGCACGCCGCCCGCCTCGCGGAGCTATTGCTGGCCTGA
- a CDS encoding YggL family protein, translating to MKYLTPEQMAKPRKRRLQKKLRLGEFQEFGFSLEVNYTGELDDVLDEWIAFVESEGWVFVGGATEDGEFTGYLCLNAVGSLTDADRETTRLWLEKQSWCKSFELGELSDCWHGLFE from the coding sequence ATGAAATACCTCACCCCCGAACAGATGGCCAAACCGCGCAAGCGCCGCCTGCAGAAGAAGCTGCGCCTGGGCGAGTTCCAGGAGTTCGGTTTCAGCCTGGAAGTGAATTACACCGGCGAACTGGACGACGTGCTCGATGAGTGGATCGCCTTCGTCGAGTCCGAGGGCTGGGTCTTCGTCGGCGGCGCCACCGAAGACGGCGAGTTCACCGGCTACCTGTGCCTGAATGCCGTCGGCAGCCTGACCGACGCCGACCGCGAAACCACCCGCCTGTGGCTGGAAAAGCAGTCCTGGTGCAAGTCCTTCGAACTGGGCGAGCTGAGCGACTGCTGGCACGGGCTGTTCGAGTAA
- a CDS encoding GFA family protein, which yields MTNLIQGHCHCANISVQAELSRKPDQFTPRACDCDFCRKHGAAYISDAQGKLSIQCRSAANALRYHQGSGTVDFLLCRHCGVLVAALWEDNGRTYAALNAQILDNPATLGAPQPASPRLLPLQERMARWRTLWFADVRITQDTMD from the coding sequence ATGACGAACCTCATCCAAGGGCACTGCCACTGCGCGAACATTTCCGTTCAGGCCGAACTCAGTCGAAAACCTGACCAGTTCACACCACGTGCCTGCGACTGCGATTTCTGCCGCAAGCACGGCGCGGCCTACATTTCCGACGCCCAGGGAAAACTTTCCATCCAGTGCCGCTCGGCGGCGAACGCGCTGCGCTACCACCAGGGCAGCGGCACCGTGGACTTCCTGCTCTGCCGCCACTGTGGCGTATTGGTCGCCGCGTTGTGGGAAGACAATGGCCGAACCTACGCTGCACTGAACGCCCAGATACTGGATAATCCCGCCACCCTGGGAGCACCGCAGCCCGCCTCACCACGCCTGCTGCCTCTACAAGAGCGCATGGCGCGTTGGCGAACGCTGTGGTTCGCCGACGTGCGGATCACCCAGGACACCATGGACTGA
- a CDS encoding fimbrial protein, with protein MAAASCTFNGSSAETFTFPSPISVPRDNSASMAPLSNWVTGEAVTNIYTCTLSNSTKGGIGIKFPTMAQAGSYSEAGTTYKVFNTNVPGVGIIYEFRLYTSGAFCDQNGGVNGWNPWLSGSGTVPYSDRYCQNTRSSSYSFGAQLKFRLIQTGRITAGTVQTFTMTNSAQVTDGTFSTAIGSRNYIIGPVTLQALSCTAEGTDVILDTAKKSDFVSATSVKTKPFQFTLRNCPSGMNSIKYQLDPIGTIISATDGTFQNATGANMAKGVGLRITNESNTAPIRFGDASYVVSDYSPTSGNSALPIKMNVSYYRIGTAAQVTGGKVTGTAQLTVFYL; from the coding sequence ATGGCCGCCGCATCCTGCACCTTCAACGGTTCCAGCGCCGAGACTTTCACTTTTCCGAGCCCAATTTCGGTACCTCGTGACAACAGTGCTTCAATGGCGCCGCTTTCGAACTGGGTAACCGGAGAAGCAGTAACCAATATCTACACCTGCACTCTCAGCAACAGCACAAAAGGTGGTATCGGAATTAAATTCCCCACCATGGCGCAGGCGGGGAGCTACAGCGAAGCTGGGACGACCTACAAGGTTTTCAATACCAACGTGCCTGGCGTCGGCATAATTTACGAATTTCGCCTCTACACCAGCGGTGCTTTTTGCGACCAGAATGGTGGAGTCAATGGCTGGAACCCTTGGCTCAGCGGCTCAGGGACAGTCCCATACAGTGATCGGTATTGCCAAAACACACGGTCGAGCAGTTACTCATTTGGCGCTCAGCTGAAATTTCGTCTGATCCAGACAGGAAGAATTACTGCCGGAACGGTACAAACCTTCACGATGACCAATTCCGCGCAGGTAACCGATGGGACATTCTCGACCGCTATCGGAAGCCGGAACTACATCATCGGACCGGTTACACTCCAAGCTTTGAGCTGCACCGCAGAAGGGACAGATGTCATTCTCGACACGGCGAAAAAGAGCGACTTCGTCTCGGCAACGAGTGTAAAGACCAAACCCTTCCAGTTCACCTTACGGAACTGCCCCAGCGGCATGAACAGCATCAAGTATCAGCTCGATCCGATCGGTACGATCATCAGCGCCACGGACGGTACCTTCCAGAACGCTACCGGGGCCAATATGGCGAAAGGCGTCGGCCTTCGGATCACCAACGAATCCAATACCGCCCCCATTCGCTTCGGCGACGCCAGCTACGTCGTATCGGATTACAGCCCGACATCAGGTAACTCGGCCTTACCTATCAAAATGAACGTGTCCTACTACCGAATCGGCACCGCTGCACAGGTCACGGGAGGAAAGGTCACTGGCACTGCGCAATTGACGGTCTTTTACCTTTAA
- a CDS encoding TolC family outer membrane protein, with protein MKTWKALITVGLGIALMPLVAPAGELLSVINDTLARDAELSAANSEIAIEREEVPLARAALLPRLDGGWGRTYNQIKTDNGPTTKYWQNGWMVTLTQPVFDWERWVELRQASIASAKAELEYASTWQALVLRSANAYFDLLAATQEHTRATDYLRAVREQHALTVKLQAGGEATVIDVQEALSRLSEAQLRQQDALRALDSSQRALATLTGRNITPTELSSTRRTKPWLKAKSLQQWVHQAETYSFPVQLGKLELRNADQNTEKARAQRYPVINLTASHSPVGASSGYSEPTTTNSAMLTISAPLFTGGANRARIRQAVAGEEKAQNTLLAATRKSAADTQEWFQRFNWAQERSNALGEIVRLNESSLEATRIGYRTGSRSNLDVLRAQEVLFASRGERAKAQYEMLSAYLALKAEVASLGMADIKMLDNWLTSDDQES; from the coding sequence ATGAAAACCTGGAAAGCACTGATTACGGTGGGGCTCGGAATTGCACTCATGCCCCTCGTTGCCCCAGCGGGCGAACTCCTGTCCGTCATCAACGACACCCTCGCCCGCGACGCCGAACTCTCAGCGGCGAATTCCGAGATCGCGATCGAGCGCGAGGAAGTGCCGCTTGCGCGAGCGGCTCTCCTGCCAAGGCTCGACGGAGGCTGGGGGCGGACCTATAACCAGATCAAGACTGACAATGGTCCAACCACCAAATACTGGCAGAACGGCTGGATGGTAACGCTGACCCAGCCCGTCTTCGACTGGGAGCGCTGGGTCGAACTTCGCCAGGCAAGTATTGCCAGCGCCAAGGCAGAACTCGAATATGCCAGCACTTGGCAGGCCCTGGTGCTACGCAGTGCCAATGCCTATTTCGACCTACTGGCCGCCACCCAGGAACATACTCGAGCGACAGACTACCTTCGCGCTGTCAGGGAACAACACGCCTTGACCGTGAAACTGCAAGCTGGCGGCGAGGCTACGGTCATCGACGTGCAGGAAGCCCTTTCACGCCTGAGCGAGGCTCAGTTGCGCCAACAGGATGCTCTCCGCGCCCTGGACTCGAGCCAGCGTGCCCTGGCAACCCTGACCGGGCGCAATATCACGCCGACCGAACTGTCATCGACAAGACGCACGAAGCCCTGGCTGAAAGCCAAGAGCTTGCAACAATGGGTCCACCAGGCCGAAACGTACAGCTTCCCTGTTCAGCTCGGTAAGCTCGAGCTTCGCAATGCAGACCAGAATACCGAGAAGGCTCGCGCACAGCGTTATCCGGTGATCAACCTGACTGCCAGTCATTCGCCTGTTGGCGCCAGCTCTGGCTATTCAGAGCCCACCACGACCAATAGCGCGATGCTCACCATATCGGCCCCGCTGTTTACCGGTGGTGCAAACCGGGCTCGCATTCGCCAAGCCGTGGCCGGCGAAGAAAAAGCACAGAACACACTGCTCGCTGCCACGCGAAAATCGGCTGCCGATACCCAAGAGTGGTTCCAGCGCTTCAACTGGGCCCAGGAACGAAGCAATGCACTGGGAGAAATCGTTCGCCTGAACGAGTCCTCGCTGGAGGCAACACGCATCGGATATAGAACCGGCAGCCGCTCCAACCTCGATGTGCTGAGAGCTCAGGAAGTGTTGTTCGCCAGTCGTGGCGAACGGGCCAAAGCCCAATACGAGATGCTGTCTGCCTACCTGGCACTCAAGGCGGAAGTCGCTTCCCTGGGAATGGCCGACATTAAAATGCTCGACAACTGGTTGACCTCCGATGACCAAGAAAGCTGA
- a CDS encoding peptidase domain-containing ABC transporter translates to MRIIYQNEVADCGYACLAMVLTHLGRATEVREITAHRPLSSNGLTLMDLYDVATEFGLAVQAYQFDANDMPNLKPGSILHFGGAHFVVLEKVRRNYVVIIDPASGRRRLALDMFLANVSGYLLECSPTPQLPRIRAKSQVPGALTRVRKLNPQLRGQLAKLMFVAIGSQFAILAMPYFGNLVLDHVVTSDNRNLLHILAITFASIFAIGTFGKFVQGYLTALAGTLVSVNVTQGLLGQLLRNPISYFEKRNVGDLFARLKSQEEINDYTVRTSISLRIDLTVASLAIALMLIQSPLLAIVALGIFVLYLGTAFALYAPMRDAHMLVLERSAQCDDALIETVRGASLIKLACGETRRTAIFMAKFRANAAAALHSAKLTAGRDAVLKLVEYADVIVITWLAAGLMLDGKISVGVFYSFMIYKSLSSERLAQSINALFGRFMLSVPVQRVADIVEHEPERYTPPEQIGRTAELRRLESIKVRDVSFSYGISDRQVLDGVSLDIRRGDKIVIVGPSGVGKSTLFKLLCAAEPVQQGDICLNDVSYANLAVDEVRHHMTQMRQGDLILNGSIADNISLFSANADHNRINQLLKDVGLLGDVMRLPMRTQTVISDSIANISAGQRQRLLLARALYQDSELLLLDEPTSNLDPASVAGIADLLQRLDRTIIVITHDPSLASRFDRSYQLIEGRLIPRAQHNGIPA, encoded by the coding sequence ATGCGAATCATCTATCAGAACGAGGTCGCAGACTGCGGCTACGCCTGTCTTGCCATGGTGCTGACGCACCTGGGGCGCGCAACCGAGGTGCGCGAGATCACCGCACACCGCCCCCTTTCATCCAACGGCCTGACGCTGATGGACCTGTACGATGTGGCGACCGAATTCGGCCTCGCCGTCCAGGCCTACCAGTTCGACGCCAACGACATGCCCAACCTGAAGCCAGGCTCGATCCTGCATTTCGGCGGCGCCCACTTCGTGGTGTTAGAGAAGGTCCGACGCAACTACGTAGTGATCATCGATCCGGCTTCGGGCCGACGCCGACTGGCACTGGACATGTTCCTGGCGAACGTCTCCGGCTACCTCCTCGAATGCTCGCCGACGCCCCAGCTTCCCCGTATCCGCGCGAAGTCCCAGGTTCCCGGCGCACTGACCCGGGTACGAAAGCTGAACCCGCAATTGCGTGGCCAACTCGCCAAGTTGATGTTCGTGGCCATTGGTAGTCAGTTCGCCATCCTCGCCATGCCCTACTTCGGCAACCTGGTCCTCGACCATGTGGTGACCAGCGACAACCGCAACCTGCTGCACATTCTTGCCATCACGTTCGCGAGCATCTTCGCCATCGGTACCTTCGGCAAGTTCGTGCAGGGCTACCTGACGGCATTGGCGGGAACCCTGGTCAGCGTCAACGTGACTCAGGGTTTGCTGGGACAGCTATTGAGAAACCCCATCTCCTACTTCGAGAAGCGCAATGTCGGCGACCTGTTCGCGCGCCTGAAATCGCAGGAGGAAATCAACGACTACACCGTGCGGACAAGCATCTCGCTTCGTATCGACCTCACAGTAGCCTCCCTTGCAATTGCCCTCATGCTGATACAAAGCCCGCTGCTGGCCATCGTCGCACTGGGGATCTTCGTTCTGTACCTGGGCACGGCATTCGCCCTGTACGCGCCGATGCGCGATGCCCATATGCTGGTACTGGAGCGATCGGCGCAGTGTGACGACGCGCTGATCGAAACGGTCCGTGGCGCGTCGCTGATCAAGCTCGCCTGCGGAGAAACCCGACGCACTGCCATCTTCATGGCGAAGTTCCGAGCCAACGCGGCCGCGGCGCTCCACAGCGCAAAACTGACCGCTGGCCGGGATGCGGTATTGAAGCTGGTCGAATACGCCGATGTAATCGTCATTACTTGGCTGGCCGCCGGCCTGATGCTCGACGGAAAGATCTCCGTTGGCGTGTTCTACTCCTTCATGATCTACAAGTCCCTCTCCTCCGAGCGACTGGCCCAGTCCATCAACGCCTTGTTCGGTCGCTTCATGCTCAGCGTACCGGTGCAGCGTGTCGCCGATATCGTGGAACACGAACCGGAGCGTTACACCCCGCCTGAACAGATAGGAAGAACTGCAGAACTGCGTCGCCTCGAGTCGATCAAGGTGCGCGACGTCAGCTTCAGCTACGGCATATCCGACCGCCAGGTGCTGGACGGCGTATCGCTCGACATCCGCCGCGGCGACAAGATCGTCATCGTCGGCCCATCCGGTGTGGGCAAGTCGACGCTGTTCAAGCTGCTCTGCGCGGCAGAACCGGTGCAGCAGGGCGACATCTGCTTGAACGATGTGAGCTACGCCAACCTCGCTGTCGACGAAGTGCGCCATCACATGACGCAGATGCGCCAAGGCGACCTGATCCTCAACGGCAGCATTGCCGATAACATTTCGTTGTTCAGCGCCAATGCCGACCACAACCGGATTAACCAGTTGCTCAAGGACGTCGGCCTGCTGGGCGACGTCATGCGACTGCCAATGCGCACCCAGACCGTCATCAGCGATTCAATCGCGAATATTTCCGCCGGGCAGCGCCAGCGCCTGCTACTGGCACGCGCGCTCTACCAGGACAGCGAACTGCTGCTTCTCGATGAGCCCACATCCAACCTCGATCCAGCCTCAGTGGCCGGTATCGCCGACTTACTTCAACGCCTGGACCGCACGATCATCGTCATTACCCACGACCCCTCGCTGGCGTCGCGATTCGACCGTAGCTATCAGCTGATCGAAGGCAGGCTCATTCCCCGTGCTCAGCACAATGGTATCCCTGCATGA
- a CDS encoding HlyD family efflux transporter periplasmic adaptor subunit: MSIQAEKLPRFTDISWRWIAYFSSFVVALAIVYAFFQEIELKRDVPFEIVSPSEVKITGLTGLVTSVHIISGQKVEQGQPLFELARDLNLSSDGTPKPKFDEAMRDEQIATARSQYEDRLAAITARLQASERTAAARELELQALAKQQSRIRQIAADAANTLRRLEDMASYVTADRVEQARLQANQSSAEIAQGDARRQSLVSELETLRGSQQELKAQQREMGAQLNRDVQEIRLRYEAARQNTTVYAPQAGTVTFSSLVAGHMLQPEDVAQVINTDSGQPLVATLNIPTRQRGFVKVGQLVRLKLDSFPYARFGAVQASIASISDTVMNKSESTTTAALGKPVETSNYMAWATLPGDTFGTAGKPLQILPGMRGSASVVIERRTIAEWVLEPLFQMIRG; the protein is encoded by the coding sequence TTCACTGACATTTCCTGGCGCTGGATCGCCTACTTCAGCTCATTCGTGGTGGCATTGGCCATCGTCTATGCATTCTTCCAGGAAATCGAACTCAAGCGCGACGTTCCCTTCGAAATAGTCTCGCCTTCAGAAGTCAAGATTACCGGACTCACCGGCCTGGTTACTTCAGTACATATTATTTCCGGCCAAAAAGTCGAGCAGGGGCAGCCACTATTCGAACTTGCCCGGGACCTGAATCTGTCGAGTGATGGAACTCCCAAGCCCAAGTTCGACGAAGCGATGCGCGACGAACAGATCGCCACTGCCAGAAGTCAATACGAGGACCGGCTTGCAGCGATTACCGCGCGCCTCCAGGCCAGCGAACGTACAGCGGCCGCAAGAGAACTGGAACTGCAGGCGCTCGCCAAGCAGCAGTCGCGGATCCGTCAGATCGCCGCCGATGCCGCCAACACTCTCCGACGCCTGGAAGACATGGCCAGCTATGTCACGGCCGATCGGGTAGAGCAGGCACGCCTGCAAGCCAACCAGAGTTCCGCGGAAATCGCTCAGGGTGATGCCCGGCGCCAATCGCTGGTGAGCGAACTGGAAACCCTGCGTGGCAGCCAGCAGGAACTGAAGGCTCAACAACGCGAAATGGGTGCACAGCTCAATCGCGACGTGCAGGAAATTCGCCTTCGTTATGAGGCAGCGCGTCAGAACACCACCGTTTACGCCCCCCAGGCAGGGACCGTGACTTTTTCCAGCCTGGTGGCCGGCCACATGCTCCAGCCAGAGGATGTCGCCCAAGTGATAAACACGGACTCCGGCCAACCCCTGGTGGCGACACTGAATATCCCTACTCGGCAGCGTGGTTTCGTCAAGGTGGGACAACTCGTGCGCCTCAAGCTGGATTCTTTCCCTTACGCACGCTTCGGCGCCGTGCAGGCTAGCATCGCGTCGATCTCCGACACCGTCATGAACAAAAGCGAAAGCACCACGACCGCGGCACTCGGCAAGCCCGTCGAGACAAGCAACTACATGGCCTGGGCAACCCTGCCCGGCGACACCTTCGGTACAGCCGGCAAGCCCCTGCAAATTCTCCCGGGCATGCGCGGTAGCGCCAGCGTAGTGATCGAGCGCAGGACCATCGCCGAATGGGTCCTCGAGCCGCTGTTCCAGATGATACGGGGCTGA